Proteins from a single region of Aureibacter tunicatorum:
- a CDS encoding efflux RND transporter permease subunit produces MIKKFIERPVLSTVISILIVLLGYLGIVELPIERFPDIAPPTVTVEANYPGANAETILKSVVTPIEEAINGVEGMSYISSVSSNAGTARIYVYFELGTDADIAAVNVQNRVAKVTNQLPQVVMQTGVETKKVQNSTLMFAAIYSKNEDFDYNFLDNYAKINLVPILQRINGVSDVDAFGMRDYSMRVWLKPDKMAAYGLLPDDVARAIQEQNIEAAPGKFGENSFEVFEYTIRYKGTFYEEQEYENIIIRSEGNGDFLRLKDVADIELGAFSYMSTNITQDYPSVAFAIKQTSDSNANDIIIEIVETLKEAAKDFPPGVEYVIPMNSKDFLDESISQVLITLVLAFILVFLVVLAFLQDFRATLIPSLAVPVAIIGTFFFLNLFGFSINMLTMFAMVLAIGIVVDNAIVVVEAVYVKLDEGVESSFKAAVMAMNEIMGAIISSTLVLAAVFLPVTFLGGPTGLFYSQIAITLTIAVIISAINALTLSPALCALFLKPLHKRKTKHYKSLSFRLSTVFNKVFDKITDRYVYLVNVFMKKMWIPLLFLVGCACVALLLFKNTPTGFIPAEDQGIIFCDLELPPGTTLERTTKIGTQVNQIIAEMPIVEARMMVNGYSLLSGANGSSRAFIVIKLKHWKERTQDEDHIDAVVRQLYGAVAHIKEANILFFTPPTVPGFGNSSGFEFQVQDRTGGDLRDMEDQAKIFLMKLNQRPEIAYAVTSFSTQYPQYEMTVNVEKVKEAGMDVSMLFSTMQAYFGSRYISDFNRFGKQYRVVIQAKPEERATIEALNQIYVRNNEGESVAISQFVEMTKTNGPDVVERFNLFNAAKVMGAAAPGYSSGDAIAVIEEVAQGLPTGFGYEFSGMTREERKSGGDSFIVFLLSLVFVYFLLSAQYESYIIPFAVILSLPVGILGAILFINLFNIENNIYFQVALIMLIGLLGKNAILIVEYALQNRQKGASLIKAATDAARIRLRPIIMTSFTCVLGLLPLMLASGAGALGNRSIGTGAVGGMFIGTVLGVFVIPALFVIFQRLQERLQGKETSHNVATREGLLSETHQV; encoded by the coding sequence ATGATCAAAAAATTCATAGAACGTCCCGTACTTTCCACGGTAATTTCAATCCTCATTGTACTGCTTGGGTATTTAGGGATTGTGGAGTTGCCCATCGAAAGATTTCCCGACATTGCTCCGCCAACAGTAACAGTTGAAGCCAATTATCCGGGAGCAAATGCTGAAACGATTTTAAAAAGCGTGGTTACTCCTATAGAGGAAGCAATTAATGGTGTGGAGGGCATGAGTTATATAAGCTCTGTGTCAAGTAATGCTGGTACAGCAAGAATATATGTTTATTTTGAATTGGGTACAGATGCGGATATCGCTGCAGTGAACGTGCAGAATCGCGTGGCTAAAGTCACGAATCAACTTCCGCAGGTAGTTATGCAAACTGGTGTTGAGACTAAAAAAGTACAGAACAGCACGTTAATGTTTGCGGCTATCTATTCCAAAAATGAAGATTTTGATTATAATTTTTTAGATAATTATGCTAAGATCAATTTAGTTCCAATTCTTCAACGAATCAACGGAGTATCAGATGTAGACGCTTTTGGGATGAGGGATTACTCGATGAGAGTGTGGCTTAAACCTGATAAGATGGCCGCTTACGGTTTGTTGCCTGATGATGTGGCACGTGCCATTCAGGAACAGAATATTGAAGCTGCTCCGGGGAAGTTTGGAGAGAATTCATTTGAAGTTTTCGAGTACACCATTCGCTATAAAGGGACATTTTATGAAGAGCAAGAATATGAGAATATTATTATTCGATCTGAAGGAAATGGTGATTTTCTTCGACTCAAAGATGTAGCTGATATAGAGTTGGGAGCATTCAGTTATATGTCTACCAATATAACACAGGACTATCCTTCTGTGGCTTTTGCCATCAAGCAAACTTCAGATTCCAATGCCAATGATATTATTATTGAAATAGTTGAGACTCTTAAAGAGGCCGCTAAAGATTTTCCTCCTGGGGTGGAATACGTTATTCCAATGAATTCCAAGGATTTTTTGGATGAGTCGATTAGCCAAGTGTTAATTACTTTGGTCTTGGCGTTCATTTTAGTGTTTTTGGTTGTACTGGCTTTTCTTCAAGATTTTCGAGCCACTTTGATTCCCTCTTTGGCTGTGCCTGTGGCTATTATCGGAACCTTCTTTTTTCTTAACCTTTTTGGATTTTCAATCAATATGCTTACCATGTTTGCCATGGTGCTAGCCATTGGAATTGTCGTGGATAATGCTATTGTGGTGGTAGAAGCTGTCTATGTAAAGCTAGACGAAGGAGTTGAAAGTTCTTTTAAAGCCGCGGTGATGGCCATGAATGAGATTATGGGAGCCATCATTTCCAGCACATTGGTGTTGGCAGCTGTATTTCTGCCGGTTACTTTCTTGGGAGGCCCCACCGGTTTATTTTACAGTCAGATCGCCATTACCTTAACAATTGCCGTGATCATATCCGCTATCAATGCGCTAACCCTTAGCCCTGCACTATGCGCTCTTTTTTTAAAGCCTTTGCATAAACGGAAAACGAAGCATTATAAAAGCTTGAGTTTTAGATTAAGCACAGTATTTAATAAGGTTTTTGATAAAATCACTGATCGATATGTCTATTTAGTCAATGTTTTTATGAAGAAAATGTGGATTCCTTTGCTTTTTTTAGTGGGTTGCGCATGCGTTGCTCTGCTGTTGTTTAAAAACACGCCTACAGGCTTTATTCCTGCGGAAGATCAAGGTATTATTTTTTGCGATTTAGAGCTGCCTCCCGGCACCACTTTGGAACGAACAACGAAAATTGGCACTCAAGTCAATCAAATCATTGCCGAGATGCCTATAGTTGAAGCTCGCATGATGGTCAATGGCTATAGCTTATTATCCGGAGCCAACGGATCCTCCAGAGCTTTTATAGTTATTAAACTCAAGCATTGGAAGGAAAGAACTCAAGATGAAGATCATATTGACGCTGTAGTAAGGCAATTATACGGAGCCGTGGCGCATATAAAAGAAGCCAATATACTTTTTTTCACTCCTCCTACTGTTCCTGGTTTTGGGAATAGTTCAGGTTTCGAGTTTCAAGTGCAAGACAGGACGGGGGGAGATCTTAGGGATATGGAAGATCAGGCTAAAATCTTTTTAATGAAATTGAATCAACGTCCTGAAATTGCTTATGCGGTTACATCTTTTTCAACCCAATATCCCCAATATGAGATGACGGTAAATGTAGAAAAAGTAAAGGAAGCAGGCATGGATGTTAGTATGCTGTTTTCTACCATGCAAGCTTATTTTGGAAGTAGATACATTTCTGATTTTAATCGTTTTGGGAAGCAGTATAGGGTTGTGATTCAAGCTAAGCCGGAAGAAAGAGCAACCATAGAGGCTTTAAATCAAATATATGTGCGTAATAATGAAGGAGAGTCAGTTGCCATCAGTCAATTTGTGGAAATGACTAAAACCAATGGCCCCGATGTGGTTGAGCGCTTTAATCTATTCAATGCCGCTAAAGTGATGGGGGCGGCGGCTCCGGGTTATAGCTCAGGAGATGCGATTGCTGTTATTGAAGAAGTAGCTCAAGGCCTTCCAACTGGTTTTGGTTATGAATTCTCGGGAATGACGCGTGAGGAGCGAAAGTCAGGAGGGGATTCGTTCATTGTGTTTTTGCTTAGTTTAGTTTTTGTCTACTTCTTGCTTTCCGCTCAATATGAAAGTTATATCATTCCATTTGCTGTCATCTTATCTTTGCCTGTGGGAATATTAGGCGCAATATTATTTATCAATCTGTTCAATATAGAAAATAACATTTATTTCCAAGTGGCTCTCATTATGCTTATCGGGCTTTTAGGTAAAAATGCCATACTGATTGTGGAGTATGCTTTACAGAATCGTCAGAAAGGAGCTTCATTGATTAAAGCAGCTACTGATGCCGCGCGTATTCGACTCAGGCCGATCATCATGACTTCCTTTACCTGTGTTCTCGGATTGCTCCCTCTAATGCTGGCGTCTGGAGCCGGAGCTTTGGGAAATCGATCCATTGGCACTGGAGCTGTGGGCGGCATGTTCATAGGCACAGTGCTGGGTGTATTTGTCATTCCAGCCTTGTTCGTGATTTTTCAAAGACTACAAGAACGTTTACAGGGGAAAGAAACTAGTCATAATGTTGCGACTAGAGAAGGCCTTTTATCAGAGACTCATCAGGTATAG
- a CDS encoding TolC family protein → MRLNSFIYVLLLIWLFSSCLVTKKYKQPELDLNETYRGMSLAEETSLAEMSWESFFDDEALKALIHEALNGNFNLLMAYQQILAAEASFKQGRAEYFPSINPNISIEETRMSNLSAFGQLGMGQFTQYSLNGSFAWEPDLWGRITANKNAVKASMEQAQEDLKAIQTALIANLATTYFQLLKADAQIELIKMTVANRKESLMVMEELKTSGRVTEAGVMQTKAQLHATEALLVDYGKMQQLLENTINVLLGREFQSIPRSQLQKIKMEHPIHTGVPALLLANRPDVRSAEFSLKGAFELTNVARANLYPNISINAGAGLQSLSSSTWLSTDAFLWNAAGNITQPLFNRRRNRTALEIAKAQQEQALLNFRKSLVEASTQVSDALINYEATLTKSAVKKEELGALHLAVSYSEDLLASGFGTYLEVLVARDSELAVEINVLDIEAERLSALVDLYRALGGGWRF, encoded by the coding sequence ATGAGACTGAATTCATTCATATATGTATTGCTTTTAATTTGGTTATTTTCCAGTTGCCTTGTCACTAAGAAATATAAGCAACCAGAGCTTGATCTTAATGAGACCTACAGAGGCATGAGTCTTGCGGAGGAAACTTCTTTAGCTGAAATGTCTTGGGAATCGTTTTTTGACGACGAAGCTTTAAAAGCCTTAATCCATGAAGCTCTTAACGGGAATTTTAATTTGCTAATGGCTTATCAGCAAATCCTTGCCGCAGAAGCCAGCTTCAAACAGGGCAGGGCTGAATATTTCCCTTCTATCAATCCTAATATTTCTATAGAGGAAACACGAATGTCGAATTTGTCCGCTTTTGGGCAATTGGGGATGGGACAGTTCACTCAGTATAGTTTAAATGGCAGTTTTGCTTGGGAGCCTGACTTGTGGGGCCGAATTACTGCCAATAAGAATGCCGTTAAAGCGAGCATGGAACAGGCTCAGGAAGACTTAAAAGCCATTCAAACAGCGCTAATAGCCAACTTGGCTACTACTTATTTTCAATTACTCAAGGCGGATGCCCAGATTGAATTGATAAAAATGACCGTTGCCAATAGGAAGGAAAGCTTGATGGTGATGGAAGAATTAAAAACCAGTGGACGAGTAACTGAGGCCGGGGTTATGCAAACTAAAGCGCAACTTCATGCAACTGAAGCACTATTGGTTGATTATGGCAAAATGCAACAGTTGCTGGAAAACACAATCAACGTGCTTTTGGGCAGAGAGTTTCAAAGCATCCCACGGAGCCAATTGCAAAAGATAAAAATGGAGCACCCAATCCATACAGGTGTTCCTGCTTTATTGTTGGCGAATAGACCTGATGTGAGATCCGCAGAGTTTAGTCTCAAAGGCGCCTTTGAACTCACTAATGTTGCCCGAGCAAATCTCTATCCAAACATATCGATCAATGCAGGCGCTGGATTGCAATCTCTAAGCTCATCCACATGGCTTAGTACGGATGCATTTTTATGGAATGCCGCTGGAAACATTACGCAACCATTATTCAACAGAAGACGAAATCGAACCGCTTTAGAAATAGCTAAAGCCCAACAAGAACAAGCCTTGCTTAATTTTAGAAAATCTTTGGTTGAAGCATCCACTCAAGTCTCTGATGCATTGATTAATTATGAAGCAACCCTAACTAAGTCAGCAGTGAAAAAAGAGGAACTTGGCGCCTTGCATTTGGCTGTTTCTTATTCTGAAGATCTTTTAGCTAGTGGATTTGGAACTTATTTAGAGGTTTTGGTGGCTCGTGATTCTGAATTGGCTGTGGAAATTAATGTATTGGACATAGAAGCCGAGCGTTTAAGTGCTTTAGTAGACTTGTATCGCGCTCTTGGAGGTGGTTGGAGATTTTAA
- a CDS encoding serine hydrolase, whose product MKNLFLALPLLFLSFNSIAEKEHNEVKSTDEKLEYILHLADTIRTICNTPGAGIAIVYNNEIIYNKGIGYRDREKELPVTENTMFAIGSCSKAFTGTIAAKLVEKELLNWNDPVIKHVPEFKLKEDYVTKNVMLKDLLTHMTGIGRYDDLWYDKSMSQEEILEQLQYLEFDHSLREKYSYNNLMYMMAGIMEERASGKSWHQLIKEEIFMPLSMNSSVTTYDEFMNYEEKSIGYKPDGVARAPHKNIDVVGAAGSIGSTPKDMAQWVKMFTNKGILNDEIFLKEEQYNYVTSPSSLIDPIKLIGYSIGWAVIYKDGVKILEHQGAIDGQNSHILIIPEKGFGIAIMTNHRSEFKQTIAKYAKNIFVDDDYTRDYKNEARLLSIRQAKMLFDPLFSLFKNGKHRKALDYFYEYKKGVENPAFEETLNAIGYELIGLEKNKAALEVFKLNAIENPEAWNVWDSLGEGYENLEDYENAIINYKKSLEFNPNNTHAKAKIEEFEKTTPKKTKSN is encoded by the coding sequence ATGAAAAACCTATTTTTAGCATTGCCACTTCTATTTCTATCTTTTAATTCCATAGCTGAAAAAGAGCACAATGAAGTTAAAAGCACAGATGAAAAGCTTGAATACATTTTGCATTTGGCGGATACCATACGTACAATTTGCAATACGCCCGGAGCAGGCATAGCCATTGTCTATAACAATGAGATCATCTATAATAAAGGCATAGGGTACAGAGACAGAGAAAAGGAGTTGCCGGTAACAGAAAACACTATGTTCGCCATTGGCTCATGCTCGAAGGCATTTACAGGCACCATCGCAGCCAAATTAGTTGAAAAGGAATTGCTTAACTGGAATGACCCTGTAATCAAACATGTCCCTGAATTCAAGCTGAAAGAGGATTACGTCACAAAGAACGTCATGCTTAAAGATTTGCTTACTCACATGACAGGCATAGGCCGTTATGACGATCTGTGGTATGACAAGTCAATGTCACAAGAAGAGATACTTGAACAGCTTCAATACTTGGAATTTGATCATAGTTTGAGAGAAAAATACAGCTACAATAACCTAATGTACATGATGGCTGGTATTATGGAAGAAAGAGCTAGCGGAAAATCATGGCATCAACTCATCAAGGAAGAAATTTTCATGCCTTTAAGCATGAATAGTTCAGTTACAACCTACGATGAATTTATGAATTATGAAGAAAAATCCATTGGATACAAACCAGATGGAGTTGCAAGAGCTCCTCATAAAAATATTGATGTTGTAGGGGCGGCAGGCTCAATTGGCTCTACGCCTAAGGACATGGCGCAATGGGTAAAAATGTTCACCAATAAGGGTATTCTAAATGATGAGATTTTTTTGAAAGAAGAACAATATAATTATGTTACCAGTCCATCAAGCTTAATAGATCCTATTAAGCTGATTGGTTACAGCATTGGTTGGGCAGTCATTTACAAAGACGGAGTAAAAATTCTGGAGCATCAAGGAGCTATTGACGGACAAAATTCCCATATTCTTATCATACCTGAAAAAGGTTTTGGCATTGCGATTATGACCAATCACAGATCAGAGTTTAAGCAAACTATAGCAAAATATGCCAAAAATATTTTTGTAGATGATGATTATACACGCGACTATAAAAATGAAGCACGGCTACTATCTATCAGACAAGCCAAAATGCTTTTTGATCCACTTTTTTCATTATTTAAAAATGGAAAACATAGAAAAGCTTTGGACTACTTTTACGAATATAAAAAGGGTGTTGAAAATCCTGCGTTTGAAGAAACCTTAAACGCTATTGGCTATGAGCTAATAGGTTTGGAGAAAAACAAAGCTGCTCTAGAAGTTTTTAAGCTGAATGCTATTGAAAACCCTGAAGCATGGAATGTTTGGGACAGCTTGGGTGAAGGCTATGAAAACTTGGAAGATTACGAGAACGCTATTATTAATTACAAAAAATCTTTGGAGTTCAACCCCAATAATACTCATGCCAAAGCTAAAATTGAAGAATTTGAGAAAACAACGCCTAAAAAGACAAAGTCTAATTAA
- a CDS encoding helix-turn-helix domain-containing protein, with translation MIFTTVELLSILLAFLFLFFAGYLLAIKSNKRLSNLLFAAHFIITALDISAYFYPKFITLPYSAEMLRIKILAGMKAPIIYLYILSVLYDDFKLKAKHILYFSPLFINLIILIPNFFSVNASKQELYFLNFFDQPETIFATFFSYIVVYAFILAELYQVGRYRKIVKQNYSNPKALVNYTWLKQFLIISIILTTITFIKGIYRLAYDEYETTNELIITMLLFGIAFGTWLFSKALFAPNIFQGINTRLEPIEEISHSNDDISIEATKQFTVEKQANPFISESDTNDKEKFCATTTIQCIQEKTTDTSKKSKDSDANPTLTEDDVDDIRIKSIQQYMQEKEPYLDSSLTVQKLGIQLKIPPKELSSLINQHIGTHFFDFINQYRVKKAMEILKETSASKRTIQEVMYDVGFNSKNSFNTAFKKYTNLTPTQYRKRH, from the coding sequence ATGATATTTACCACTGTTGAATTATTGAGTATTCTTTTGGCCTTTTTGTTCTTGTTCTTCGCAGGGTATTTACTAGCTATAAAATCAAATAAAAGATTAAGCAACTTGCTTTTCGCCGCACATTTTATTATTACCGCTTTAGATATATCAGCGTATTTTTACCCCAAATTCATAACCCTTCCATACTCAGCAGAAATGCTTCGTATAAAAATTTTAGCCGGCATGAAAGCCCCGATTATCTATTTGTACATACTATCAGTGCTGTATGATGATTTTAAATTAAAGGCTAAGCATATACTGTATTTTAGTCCTTTGTTTATCAACCTAATCATATTAATCCCTAATTTCTTCAGTGTCAATGCTAGCAAACAAGAATTATATTTTCTAAACTTCTTTGATCAACCCGAAACTATATTCGCCACTTTTTTCAGTTACATAGTCGTTTATGCTTTTATACTTGCCGAGCTCTATCAAGTTGGGCGCTATAGGAAAATAGTAAAACAAAACTATTCCAACCCAAAAGCTTTAGTTAATTATACTTGGCTTAAGCAATTCTTAATCATCTCAATTATTTTAACAACCATAACATTCATAAAAGGGATTTACAGATTAGCTTACGACGAGTATGAAACTACAAATGAATTGATTATCACAATGTTGCTTTTCGGCATAGCTTTCGGAACTTGGCTATTTAGCAAAGCGCTTTTTGCGCCCAATATATTTCAAGGCATCAACACAAGACTAGAACCTATAGAAGAAATATCCCATAGTAATGACGATATCAGCATAGAAGCTACTAAACAATTTACAGTAGAGAAACAGGCCAACCCATTCATTAGCGAATCAGACACCAATGATAAGGAAAAATTCTGCGCAACCACCACTATACAATGTATTCAAGAGAAAACAACAGATACATCAAAAAAATCTAAAGATTCAGATGCAAACCCAACTCTTACCGAAGATGATGTTGATGATATCCGTATAAAAAGCATCCAACAATACATGCAAGAAAAAGAACCTTATCTAGATTCATCCTTGACAGTTCAAAAGCTAGGGATACAATTAAAAATTCCACCCAAAGAATTATCCTCTTTAATCAACCAACATATCGGCACCCATTTTTTCGATTTTATAAATCAATATCGAGTAAAAAAAGCCATGGAAATATTAAAGGAAACATCAGCATCTAAAAGGACAATCCAAGAAGTAATGTACGATGTAGGTTTTAATTCAAAAAATTCTTTTAACACTGCCTTCAAGAAATATACAAACCTCACACCTACACAATACAGAAAAAGGCACTGA
- a CDS encoding DUF5367 domain-containing protein produces the protein MNYKKFSLTFGFLVWLFSSLPFRYWGNSFFIIKNPFILILLFLGVIPVLYLLTTWVFHRFKLTGLKKLESSAFMAIPGMICDVACLKFHDIVFPKLTIEEAIVLGSWVLWAYSIVLLIGILEIKKVESANANCDKHYST, from the coding sequence ATGAATTATAAGAAGTTTAGTTTGACTTTTGGCTTTTTGGTATGGCTATTTTCGAGTCTTCCCTTTCGGTACTGGGGAAATTCATTCTTTATCATCAAAAATCCGTTTATTCTGATCTTGCTATTTTTGGGAGTGATTCCCGTCTTGTACCTATTGACAACTTGGGTCTTTCATCGATTTAAATTAACCGGCCTCAAAAAGCTGGAAAGCTCTGCGTTTATGGCAATACCGGGCATGATCTGCGATGTTGCTTGCTTGAAGTTTCATGATATCGTCTTTCCCAAGCTTACGATCGAAGAAGCAATTGTACTTGGTTCTTGGGTGCTATGGGCCTATTCCATTGTTTTGCTCATTGGAATACTTGAAATTAAAAAGGTTGAATCAGCAAACGCTAATTGTGATAAACATTATTCGACTTGA
- a CDS encoding Crp/Fnr family transcriptional regulator, which produces MKNQFIEYITNHVQLEQDEVDAISSSIPVKHYKAGDILLKEGMISKVSYFNIKGCVRMYYIVDGKENTTFFYTENQFVTSIKSFTSNEPSNHYLECVEDCTLALISYDTEKALLRSFPKLETFSRMILEQELANYQDMLSTFMMSSPEQRYLNLVKNAPHLLQRVPLYQLASYIGVKAESLSRIRSRISNNAS; this is translated from the coding sequence ATGAAAAACCAATTCATAGAATATATAACGAACCATGTCCAGCTTGAACAAGATGAGGTTGATGCCATTTCATCCTCAATTCCTGTAAAACATTACAAAGCTGGAGACATACTATTGAAAGAAGGAATGATTTCCAAAGTATCCTATTTCAACATTAAAGGTTGCGTAAGGATGTACTACATTGTCGATGGAAAAGAAAACACAACATTTTTTTACACAGAAAACCAGTTTGTCACATCGATAAAAAGCTTTACTTCCAACGAGCCTTCCAACCACTATCTTGAATGCGTGGAAGATTGTACTCTAGCATTGATCTCTTATGATACTGAGAAAGCACTATTGAGAAGCTTTCCAAAGCTCGAAACTTTCTCTCGTATGATTCTAGAACAGGAATTAGCCAATTACCAAGATATGCTTTCGACCTTCATGATGTCTTCCCCAGAGCAACGCTACCTTAACTTAGTAAAAAATGCCCCTCATTTATTGCAAAGAGTCCCCTTATATCAATTGGCTAGTTATATCGGCGTCAAAGCCGAAAGCCTGAGTAGAATAAGAAGCAGAATCAGCAACAATGCTTCTTAA
- a CDS encoding alpha/beta hydrolase family protein, which yields MNKISTTLILFLLANLAIAQDGKILSKRLVDISQTPIWERISQDNELLPAFNHLNKLDLYFIAYQSDSLIIRGLMMEPKEEGKYPVIIFNRGGNRDFGQLSIGTLIMYTSKLAAEGYVVLGSNYREKDEFGGEEINDVLNLMETAKEIDKADPNSIGMFGWSRGGMMTYLALRKSDKIKTAIVGNGPTDLFGLIADRPKMETNVLAECVPNYWDNKASELKKRSVVHWPDELNKNSSLLILCGIKDKRLKADQSSQLAEKLEEINYDFELKKYDTDHYFTGHKEELNQLVIDWFDSRLKGPGTN from the coding sequence ATGAACAAAATCTCAACTACGCTAATACTTTTTCTATTAGCCAATCTTGCCATTGCCCAGGATGGAAAAATTCTTTCTAAGAGATTGGTCGATATCTCTCAGACACCCATATGGGAGCGAATATCCCAAGATAACGAATTGCTGCCTGCTTTTAATCACCTGAACAAATTGGACTTGTACTTCATCGCTTACCAAAGCGACAGTCTTATAATCAGAGGCCTGATGATGGAACCCAAAGAAGAAGGCAAATATCCCGTAATAATTTTCAATAGAGGCGGCAACCGAGATTTTGGCCAACTTTCAATAGGCACATTAATCATGTACACCTCCAAGTTGGCCGCTGAAGGCTATGTAGTCCTTGGAAGCAATTATCGAGAGAAAGACGAATTCGGTGGAGAAGAAATTAATGATGTCTTGAACTTAATGGAAACGGCTAAAGAAATCGACAAAGCTGATCCAAATTCCATCGGGATGTTTGGTTGGTCCAGAGGAGGAATGATGACTTATCTAGCCCTTCGGAAATCCGACAAAATCAAAACAGCAATCGTTGGCAATGGTCCCACAGACTTATTTGGACTTATCGCTGATCGACCAAAAATGGAAACAAATGTCCTTGCAGAATGCGTCCCGAATTATTGGGATAATAAAGCTTCGGAATTAAAAAAACGATCAGTTGTTCATTGGCCAGATGAGCTAAACAAAAACAGCAGTCTATTAATCCTCTGCGGAATTAAAGACAAAAGGCTAAAAGCAGATCAATCCAGCCAGCTTGCCGAGAAACTGGAAGAAATAAATTATGATTTTGAACTGAAAAAGTACGATACCGATCATTATTTCACTGGGCATAAGGAAGAGTTGAATCAATTGGTCATCGACTGGTTTGACAGTCGATTAAAAGGTCCTGGGACCAACTAA
- a CDS encoding MOSC domain-containing protein: protein MKIESLNIYPLKSAKGCDVSSIFVDKLGFEYDRYYAICNSNNKILTARELPSLLNIKAFIDEEALFLNFKGMSNQISIHEEIEDIELSLFKEPAFGKVVNHELNEWLSKILGIDCKLVKIDQNNLRKKNEENIAFSDLSPIHLVSKESIDLLNQHLEEEVEIDRFRANIVISGIDAFEENKINKISIGDCEFKMTSKTKRCSLITINPDTGIKSKTQEPLRTLAQKFKSSGKVEMGIYLEPTKIGKINSTDKINIEYC from the coding sequence TTGAAAATAGAATCACTAAATATATACCCTCTCAAATCCGCCAAAGGGTGTGACGTAAGCAGTATTTTTGTTGATAAGTTAGGTTTTGAATACGATAGATATTACGCTATATGCAATTCAAACAATAAAATACTAACCGCCCGAGAGCTACCTTCTCTGCTTAATATCAAAGCCTTCATTGACGAAGAAGCGCTTTTCCTCAATTTCAAAGGGATGTCGAATCAAATTTCTATTCACGAAGAAATTGAAGACATCGAACTAAGCCTTTTCAAAGAGCCTGCATTTGGAAAAGTCGTAAACCATGAGTTAAACGAATGGCTCAGCAAAATTTTAGGTATAGATTGTAAGCTTGTCAAAATTGATCAAAATAATCTCCGAAAGAAAAATGAAGAAAATATTGCTTTTTCCGACTTATCCCCTATTCATTTGGTTTCGAAAGAATCAATAGATCTATTAAACCAGCACCTGGAAGAAGAAGTTGAAATTGATAGATTTAGGGCTAATATTGTCATCTCCGGGATCGATGCTTTTGAAGAAAATAAGATCAACAAAATTTCAATCGGAGACTGTGAATTCAAAATGACATCCAAAACAAAGAGATGCTCTTTAATTACCATCAACCCTGATACTGGAATAAAAAGCAAAACTCAAGAGCCTCTGAGAACTCTTGCTCAAAAATTCAAATCAAGTGGAAAAGTTGAAATGGGCATTTATCTTGAGCCTACTAAAATTGGTAAAATAAATTCTACCGATAAAATAAATATTGAATACTGCTAA
- a CDS encoding HAD family hydrolase encodes MKTKTIVFDLFNTLVYIQKNNRFFIEIYKASENGFELSISEYLNLIMTNPIDRVIVLLGDKFKVLFEQKMDLLKEEIDSIIAFEETVEVLENLSKKFDLYLISNLASPYKAVLKDLNLEQYFIKTIFSCDTGYQKPEIKIFLEVEKDSGLEKGEILMVGDSLKADIKGSNMIGWNSLRICRNKDRLKNFEINNLKEIFQYIRHYQD; translated from the coding sequence ATGAAAACTAAAACGATAGTATTTGATCTGTTTAACACACTTGTATATATACAAAAGAACAACAGGTTCTTTATTGAAATCTATAAAGCTTCTGAAAATGGCTTCGAATTAAGTATTTCAGAATACTTGAATCTAATCATGACTAATCCTATCGACCGTGTTATCGTCTTGCTTGGCGATAAATTCAAGGTGCTTTTTGAGCAAAAAATGGACTTGTTGAAAGAAGAAATAGACTCCATTATTGCTTTTGAAGAAACAGTGGAAGTACTCGAAAATCTATCGAAAAAATTTGATCTATATCTCATATCGAATCTTGCCAGCCCTTACAAAGCCGTACTAAAAGACTTAAACCTAGAACAGTATTTCATCAAAACAATCTTTTCCTGCGATACTGGATATCAGAAGCCTGAGATAAAAATTTTTCTCGAAGTAGAAAAGGATAGCGGATTAGAAAAAGGCGAAATCTTAATGGTTGGAGATTCACTAAAAGCTGATATCAAAGGTTCAAATATGATAGGTTGGAATTCATTAAGAATTTGCAGAAATAAAGATCGTTTGAAAAATTTTGAAATAAACAATCTAAAAGAGATCTTTCAGTATATTAGACATTATCAAGATTGA